From Vibrio aerogenes, a single genomic window includes:
- a CDS encoding methyl-accepting chemotaxis protein, with product MFSSLRCRTKLLLLTVIPLVVITALITLLYYWNGMQTLDQELKQYRKELVEIRKSELKSHVMMGVTAIKSLYESDQHGENKARAKQILKAMRFDKDGYFFGYDSQGINTLHAIKPSLEGKNLYNLKDKNGVPVIAGLIKSSKSGDGFLHFSWHKPSINAQAPKLGYAEYLSKWDWVLGTGIYIDDIDSQLAKHKAERERHIYDQTWSVMGLSLLGLVLTIIIVSILVSKGVRPLQHAVLSLQDVAAGGGDLTARLKVESRDEVGQLALAFNQFMDKLHPLINDIREAEKEIETASYDLDQQTSRSNHQMHSHCRETEKVVTAVTEMSATAREVANNTNSTAHAIESANTQIADAQTEVNQAIEGIGILVKEVNDTSDAILDLSNQTGQITKVLDVIGEIAEQTNLLALNAAIEAARAGEQGRGFAVVADEVRLLASRTQQSTQEIGDMLNSLHQGVNRAVDSMAVSREQGEKTEADSAQIQQSLSGITEAIGTIHDMGIQTASAAEQQSAVAEDINRNLVTIQQIVNELSDNLEHSKSISSRLNLSGQKMGDLVGHFRT from the coding sequence ATGTTTAGTTCTCTCCGATGCCGGACCAAACTCTTATTGCTGACGGTGATACCGTTAGTGGTTATTACTGCGCTGATTACACTTCTTTATTACTGGAATGGAATGCAGACACTGGATCAGGAGCTTAAGCAATACAGGAAAGAGTTAGTTGAAATTCGTAAAAGTGAATTAAAGTCTCATGTCATGATGGGGGTAACAGCGATTAAGTCGCTTTATGAAAGCGATCAGCACGGAGAAAATAAAGCACGCGCAAAGCAGATTCTGAAAGCGATGCGGTTTGATAAAGACGGGTATTTTTTCGGTTATGATTCTCAGGGAATCAATACACTTCATGCAATAAAACCATCCCTGGAAGGAAAGAATCTTTATAACCTGAAAGATAAAAATGGTGTACCGGTGATTGCCGGACTGATTAAATCGTCCAAATCCGGAGATGGGTTCCTGCATTTTTCATGGCATAAGCCTTCGATTAATGCTCAGGCTCCCAAACTGGGTTACGCCGAATATTTATCCAAATGGGACTGGGTGCTGGGAACCGGAATTTATATTGATGATATCGATTCCCAGCTCGCAAAGCATAAAGCCGAACGGGAACGACATATTTATGATCAGACCTGGTCGGTGATGGGGCTATCATTACTTGGGTTGGTACTGACGATCATCATCGTCAGTATTCTTGTTTCCAAGGGTGTCCGGCCGTTACAGCATGCGGTTCTTTCTTTACAGGATGTCGCAGCTGGTGGCGGAGATTTAACGGCGAGACTGAAAGTTGAGAGCAGGGATGAAGTCGGTCAGCTGGCTCTGGCTTTTAACCAGTTCATGGATAAGCTTCATCCTTTGATCAACGATATCAGGGAAGCTGAAAAAGAAATTGAAACCGCTTCTTATGACTTGGATCAGCAGACATCCCGTTCGAATCATCAGATGCATAGTCATTGCCGGGAAACTGAGAAAGTGGTGACTGCGGTAACAGAGATGAGTGCAACGGCCCGTGAGGTCGCCAATAATACCAATTCCACTGCGCATGCCATTGAATCTGCCAATACGCAAATTGCTGATGCACAGACGGAAGTGAACCAGGCGATTGAAGGGATTGGCATTTTGGTGAAAGAAGTGAATGATACGTCAGACGCAATTCTTGATTTGAGTAACCAGACCGGACAAATTACCAAGGTTTTGGACGTGATTGGTGAAATTGCAGAGCAGACCAATCTTTTGGCATTGAACGCAGCAATCGAAGCGGCGCGGGCAGGCGAACAGGGACGCGGTTTTGCTGTTGTGGCTGATGAAGTCCGCCTGCTGGCCAGCCGGACTCAGCAGAGCACGCAGGAAATTGGCGATATGCTGAATTCGCTGCATCAGGGGGTCAACCGTGCTGTTGACAGCATGGCTGTCAGCCGGGAGCAGGGCGAAAAAACTGAGGCTGATTCTGCCCAGATTCAGCAAAGTCTGAGCGGGATTACGGAAGCGATTGGCACGATTCACGATATGGGGATTCAGACTGCATCTGCAGCAGAGCAACAAAGCGCCGTAGCAGAAGATATCAACCGGAATCTGGTGACGATTCAGCAAATCGTCAATGAACTGAGTGATAACCTGGAACATTCAAAGTCGATTAGTTCCCGCCTGAATTTGTCGGGCCAGAAAATGGGGGACCTGGTCGGACATTTCAGAACTTAA
- the coaBC gene encoding bifunctional phosphopantothenoylcysteine decarboxylase/phosphopantothenate--cysteine ligase CoaBC, translating into MQTLSGKNILLGMSGGIAAYKCAELTRRLIEHGAQVRVVMTEAAQEFITPLTMQAVSGKPVATSLFDPAAEASMGHIELAKWADLVLLAPATADLIARVTAGMGNDLLSTLVLATDSPVALAPAMNQQMYKNVATQENLAVLETRGYTIWGPAAGEQACGDTGPGRMLEPMELVAKCGDFFSHGKLTGKRVLITAGPTREAIDPVRYLTNHSSGKMGFALAAAAAHSGADVTLVAGPVNQTTPSGVTRINVDSAEQMYQAVINSASSHDIFIGCAAVADYRPEHVAAQKIKKTTENDALTIRMVKNPDIIASVASLSENRPFTVGFAAETQDVATYARNKLADKNLDMICANDVSLSNQGFNSDQNALHVFWPSGEKLLPRTSKSQLAHELISLISAKIV; encoded by the coding sequence ATGCAAACATTGTCAGGAAAAAATATCCTGCTTGGTATGAGCGGCGGCATTGCAGCCTACAAATGTGCTGAATTAACCCGCCGTCTGATCGAACACGGCGCTCAGGTCAGAGTTGTCATGACAGAAGCTGCTCAGGAATTTATCACACCTTTGACAATGCAGGCTGTTTCCGGAAAACCCGTCGCAACCAGCTTATTCGATCCTGCTGCAGAAGCATCTATGGGGCACATCGAACTGGCTAAATGGGCTGATCTGGTTTTGCTGGCACCAGCGACTGCGGATTTAATCGCCCGGGTCACGGCTGGTATGGGAAATGACCTGCTGAGCACTCTGGTCCTTGCCACTGATTCACCCGTTGCACTGGCACCGGCAATGAATCAGCAAATGTATAAAAATGTTGCGACTCAGGAAAATCTGGCGGTTCTGGAAACCCGCGGTTATACCATTTGGGGGCCGGCTGCCGGAGAACAGGCCTGTGGCGATACAGGACCGGGAAGAATGCTGGAACCCATGGAACTTGTGGCTAAATGCGGGGATTTTTTCAGCCATGGAAAACTGACCGGAAAACGTGTTCTGATCACTGCCGGACCAACCCGTGAAGCCATAGACCCGGTCAGATATTTAACGAATCACAGTTCCGGTAAAATGGGATTTGCACTGGCAGCCGCTGCGGCCCACTCGGGTGCAGACGTCACCTTAGTTGCCGGACCAGTCAACCAGACAACACCGTCAGGTGTCACCCGAATCAATGTCGATAGTGCCGAACAGATGTATCAGGCCGTCATTAATTCAGCCTCATCGCACGATATTTTTATTGGTTGTGCCGCCGTTGCTGATTATCGCCCGGAACATGTTGCCGCACAAAAAATAAAGAAAACGACTGAAAATGACGCCCTTACCATCAGAATGGTGAAAAATCCGGATATTATCGCGTCGGTTGCATCACTGAGTGAAAACAGGCCATTCACGGTTGGGTTTGCCGCAGAAACTCAGGATGTTGCTACCTATGCCCGCAATAAACTGGCTGACAAAAATCTGGATATGATTTGTGCGAATGATGTCTCTCTCAGCAATCAGGGATTTAACAGCGATCAAAACGCATTACATGTTTTCTGGCCTTCTGGCGAGAAACTGCTCCCAAGAACATCAAAATCACAGCTGGCTCATGAGTTAATCTCACTCATCAGTGCAAAGATCGTTTAA
- the slmA gene encoding nucleoid occlusion factor SlmA has translation MTGTKRSNRREEILQALAQMLESHDGTSRITTAKLAKQVGVSEAALYRHFPSKARMFEGLIEFIEETLMSRINLILDEEKDTLNRVRTVMQLILTFSEKNPGLSRILSGHALMFENERLRDRINQLYERIETSLRQILRERKIREGKTFPIEENVLAAQLLGQVEGSLNRFVRSDFKYHPTENFDAYWALLSEQIQ, from the coding sequence ATGACCGGAACAAAAAGAAGTAACCGACGTGAAGAAATTCTTCAGGCTCTGGCCCAAATGCTTGAATCCCATGATGGCACCTCCCGGATTACCACTGCAAAACTAGCGAAACAAGTCGGCGTTTCTGAAGCTGCACTCTATCGGCATTTCCCCAGTAAAGCCCGGATGTTTGAAGGTTTGATTGAGTTTATTGAAGAAACGCTGATGTCACGGATTAATCTGATTCTGGACGAAGAAAAAGACACATTGAACCGGGTTCGTACCGTCATGCAACTCATCCTGACTTTCTCTGAAAAGAACCCCGGACTCAGCCGCATTTTATCAGGCCATGCCCTGATGTTTGAAAATGAGCGTTTGCGTGATCGCATCAATCAACTTTATGAACGTATTGAAACTTCTTTACGCCAAATCCTCAGAGAGCGTAAAATCCGCGAAGGAAAAACATTTCCCATAGAAGAAAATGTTTTAGCCGCCCAGTTACTGGGGCAGGTTGAAGGCAGCCTGAATCGTTTTGTCCGGTCAGATTTTAAATACCACCCGACGGAAAACTTCGACGCATACTGGGCGCTGCTCAGTGAGCAGATACAGTAG
- the lpxL gene encoding LpxL/LpxP family Kdo(2)-lipid IV(A) lauroyl/palmitoleoyl acyltransferase, whose product MSKYIVSKPEFTLSLLHPKHWGVWLMFGLLALLVNILPYPLILKAGRQLGAFSKRFAKKRVHIATRNFELAFPEKSPEEVRQLVDENLKNTGAALMETGIAWFWPTWRLKRILIDKDTQVVRKHGENGKGVLLCCVHALNLEITARACAVIGLSGYGVYRPHKNPAYEFIQYRGRTRNGNKLIYRRDLKRMIRILRQGHRLFYLPDQDYGHNKSVFVPFFAVENACTTTGTSILAYTSRCAIVPGSGFRNDAGKYEIIADQSIEENYPQKDEVAAAAYMNKYMEAIIMRAPEQWMWIHKRFKSNPDSSLNHQRYL is encoded by the coding sequence ATGAGCAAATACATCGTTAGCAAACCTGAATTTACACTCAGCCTGCTGCATCCGAAACACTGGGGAGTTTGGCTTATGTTTGGCCTGCTGGCTTTGCTGGTCAATATACTGCCGTACCCGCTGATTCTGAAAGCAGGCCGGCAGCTTGGCGCTTTTTCAAAAAGATTTGCTAAAAAAAGAGTCCATATCGCGACCCGGAATTTTGAACTGGCTTTTCCGGAAAAATCCCCGGAAGAAGTCAGACAGCTGGTTGATGAAAATCTGAAAAATACTGGTGCCGCTCTGATGGAAACCGGTATTGCATGGTTTTGGCCCACCTGGCGGCTGAAACGTATTTTGATCGACAAAGACACACAAGTCGTGCGCAAACATGGAGAAAATGGCAAAGGCGTCCTGCTATGCTGTGTTCATGCTTTGAATCTTGAAATTACCGCCCGGGCATGTGCGGTGATCGGTCTGAGCGGTTATGGTGTTTACCGGCCACATAAAAATCCGGCCTATGAATTCATTCAGTACAGGGGAAGAACCCGGAACGGTAACAAACTGATCTACCGCAGAGATCTGAAGCGGATGATCCGGATCTTGCGTCAGGGGCACAGATTGTTCTATCTTCCGGATCAGGATTACGGCCATAATAAGTCGGTGTTCGTTCCCTTTTTCGCAGTAGAAAATGCCTGTACCACAACAGGCACCAGTATTCTGGCTTATACCAGCCGTTGTGCGATTGTGCCGGGTTCAGGGTTCCGGAATGACGCCGGAAAATATGAAATCATCGCCGATCAGTCCATTGAGGAAAACTATCCTCAGAAAGATGAAGTCGCTGCTGCTGCATACATGAACAAGTATATGGAAGCCATTATCATGAGAGCGCCGGAACAGTGGATGTGGATACACAAACGATTTAAATCCAACCCTGATTCATCGCTGAATCATCAAAGATATCTTTAA
- the lpxM gene encoding lauroyl-Kdo(2)-lipid IV(A) myristoyltransferase (LpxM is lauroyl-Kdo(2)-lipid IV(A) myristoyltransferase, an enzyme characterized in Escherichia coli and involved in biosynthesis of the form of lipid A found in that species and some closely related species.), with amino-acid sequence MSSTTSPPDNQPKSEKNSVTAALYNPVFRWSFLHPRHWGMWLGVAVAAVFAFIPPRWRDTLARKISVLIVNRNGRVVRRARTNLAYCFPEKTDEAREIILQKAFATASQYMLGYSEFLVRSTRHNQNRGVIIGEENLIPLLDQGEKVIILAPHAWAVDYPAVMLAARGYKVTTIMKPQKNPIGDWLMHVQRMQYGGRIFARSAGVKPFVRSIKDGYLGYWLPDEDHGPANSVFVPFFGTEKATLKGFGKMARLSRAKVIPVLPAYNDQTSRYEVYILPALENFPTGDEELDARAMNQAIEDLVTAHPEQYMWNLPLLQTQRDGKKIYQ; translated from the coding sequence ATGAGTTCGACCACCTCTCCGCCGGACAATCAACCCAAATCAGAAAAAAACAGTGTGACGGCAGCACTGTATAACCCGGTTTTCCGCTGGTCTTTTCTGCACCCCAGACATTGGGGAATGTGGCTGGGGGTTGCTGTTGCAGCTGTCTTCGCCTTTATTCCACCGCGTTGGCGGGATACATTAGCCCGAAAGATTTCGGTACTGATCGTCAACAGAAATGGCAGGGTTGTCCGGCGTGCCCGCACCAATCTGGCATACTGCTTCCCGGAAAAAACGGATGAAGCGCGGGAAATCATTCTGCAGAAAGCCTTCGCGACAGCTTCACAATACATGCTGGGTTATTCCGAATTTCTGGTTCGCTCCACCCGGCATAATCAAAACCGGGGAGTGATTATCGGGGAAGAGAATCTGATTCCGCTGCTGGATCAGGGAGAAAAAGTCATTATTCTCGCACCACATGCATGGGCAGTCGATTATCCGGCAGTGATGCTCGCAGCCAGAGGTTACAAAGTGACCACCATCATGAAGCCCCAGAAAAACCCGATAGGCGACTGGCTGATGCACGTCCAGAGAATGCAGTATGGCGGGCGGATATTTGCCCGAAGTGCCGGGGTTAAGCCGTTTGTCCGATCAATAAAAGACGGTTATCTGGGCTACTGGCTTCCCGATGAAGACCATGGCCCGGCCAACTCAGTTTTTGTCCCGTTTTTCGGCACTGAAAAAGCAACGCTGAAAGGATTTGGGAAGATGGCTCGTCTGTCCAGAGCGAAGGTCATCCCGGTGCTCCCGGCTTATAACGATCAAACTTCACGCTATGAAGTGTATATTCTGCCGGCTCTGGAGAATTTTCCGACCGGGGATGAGGAACTGGATGCCAGAGCGATGAATCAGGCGATTGAAGATTTGGTGACGGCACATCCGGAGCAGTACATGTGGAACTTACCTTTGCTGCAAACGCAGCGGGATGGTAAGAAAATATACCAGTAA
- the pyrE gene encoding orotate phosphoribosyltransferase: MKAYQREFIEFALERDVLKFGEFTLKSGRKSPYFFNAGLFNTGRDLARLGRFYASALVDAGIDYDVLFGPAYKGIPIATTTAVALADHHDIDTPYCFNRKEAKDHGEGGNLVGSALEGRIMLVDDVITAGTAIRESMEIIQTNGAQLAGVLVAIDRQEKGKGELSAIQEVERDFGCSVVSIVSLSDLITYLEEKCDSEDNLLAVKAYREQYGI; encoded by the coding sequence ATGAAAGCATACCAGCGTGAATTTATTGAGTTTGCCTTGGAAAGAGATGTTCTGAAATTTGGTGAGTTTACCCTGAAGTCAGGACGCAAAAGCCCTTATTTTTTCAATGCAGGTTTGTTTAATACCGGCCGGGATTTAGCCCGTCTGGGACGCTTCTATGCCTCTGCGCTGGTTGATGCCGGCATTGATTATGATGTCTTGTTTGGTCCGGCTTATAAAGGGATTCCGATTGCAACGACAACCGCGGTTGCACTGGCGGATCACCATGATATTGATACACCTTATTGCTTTAACCGCAAAGAAGCGAAAGATCATGGTGAAGGCGGCAATCTGGTCGGTAGCGCACTGGAAGGCCGGATTATGCTGGTCGATGATGTCATTACGGCCGGAACCGCAATTCGTGAGTCGATGGAAATTATTCAGACCAATGGCGCACAGCTGGCTGGTGTTCTGGTCGCGATTGATCGTCAGGAAAAAGGTAAAGGCGAGCTGTCTGCGATTCAGGAAGTAGAGCGCGATTTTGGCTGCTCTGTGGTCTCAATTGTCAGCTTGTCTGATTTAATCACTTACCTGGAAGAGAAATGTGACAGTGAAGACAATCTGTTGGCTGTGAAAGCTTATCGTGAACAGTATGGTATCTGA
- the rph gene encoding ribonuclease PH, whose product MRPDNRAADQVRPIKITRHYTAYAEGSVLVEFGNTKVLCNATVEENVPRWLKGQGKGWVTAEYGMLPRATHSRTRREAASGKQGGRTMEIQRLIARSLRAVVDLEAMGEMMITVDCDVIQADGGTRTASITGASVAMADAFQAIVEKGKLKASPMKGHVAAVSVGILGENVLCDLEYVEDSAADTDMNVVMTEEGKMIEVQGTAEGEPFSHEQLLDLLAVAQKGIQEIVTAQKAALTD is encoded by the coding sequence ATGCGCCCGGACAATCGTGCCGCTGATCAGGTTCGCCCGATCAAAATTACCCGTCATTATACAGCATATGCCGAAGGTTCTGTGCTCGTCGAATTTGGCAATACGAAAGTGTTATGTAATGCCACTGTGGAAGAAAATGTACCGCGCTGGCTGAAAGGTCAGGGGAAAGGCTGGGTGACGGCTGAATACGGTATGTTGCCTCGCGCAACGCATTCCCGGACGCGCAGGGAAGCGGCAAGCGGCAAGCAGGGGGGACGGACGATGGAAATTCAGCGCTTGATTGCCCGTAGCCTGAGAGCAGTGGTTGATCTGGAAGCGATGGGTGAGATGATGATCACGGTTGATTGTGATGTGATTCAGGCGGATGGTGGTACCCGAACTGCATCAATCACCGGTGCCAGTGTGGCGATGGCTGATGCGTTTCAGGCCATCGTTGAGAAAGGTAAGCTGAAGGCCAGCCCGATGAAAGGTCATGTGGCGGCGGTTTCTGTCGGTATTCTTGGTGAAAATGTTCTGTGTGATCTGGAATATGTGGAAGACTCTGCTGCAGATACAGACATGAACGTTGTGATGACGGAAGAAGGGAAAATGATTGAAGTTCAGGGAACGGCGGAAGGCGAACCGTTTTCTCATGAGCAGCTTCTGGATCTGTTAGCGGTCGCTCAGAAAGGGATTCAGGAGATTGTCACCGCACAGAAAGCGGCGTTGACCGATTGA
- a CDS encoding YicC/YloC family endoribonuclease has protein sequence MIYSMTAYARKEIKADWGTAVWEIRSVNQRYLETYFRMPEQFRGLEPVLRERFRKKLARGKVECHLRFDASAAATNELIINETLAQQVIEAANQIMHMTGELSRVNPFQVMQWPGVMETPEQDMDQINKTLLEELDVALDEFIETRAREGENMKALIEQRLDTITAEVSKVRARMPEILEWQRERLHTKFEEAKVELEPTRIEQELILMAQKSDVAEELDRLDSHVKETKNILKKGGACGRRLDFMMQEFNRESNTLASKSISTDITASGVELKVLIEQMREQIQNIE, from the coding sequence ATGATTTACAGTATGACCGCGTATGCACGCAAAGAAATTAAAGCAGACTGGGGAACCGCCGTATGGGAAATCCGTTCTGTCAATCAGCGTTATCTCGAAACTTATTTTCGTATGCCTGAACAGTTTCGCGGTCTGGAGCCTGTTCTTCGTGAGCGCTTCCGTAAAAAACTGGCCCGCGGAAAAGTTGAATGCCACCTGCGCTTTGACGCCAGCGCAGCCGCCACCAATGAACTTATCATCAATGAAACGCTGGCGCAGCAAGTCATTGAAGCAGCCAATCAAATCATGCATATGACCGGTGAGCTCAGCCGGGTCAATCCTTTTCAGGTGATGCAATGGCCAGGCGTGATGGAAACACCGGAACAAGACATGGACCAGATCAACAAAACGTTGCTGGAAGAGTTAGATGTTGCGCTGGATGAATTTATCGAAACACGCGCCCGCGAAGGTGAAAACATGAAAGCGCTGATCGAACAGCGTCTGGATACCATTACCGCAGAGGTCAGTAAAGTCCGGGCCCGCATGCCGGAAATTCTTGAATGGCAACGTGAGCGCCTGCACACCAAGTTTGAAGAAGCCAAAGTTGAGCTGGAACCGACCCGGATTGAGCAGGAACTGATCCTGATGGCGCAAAAATCTGACGTTGCTGAAGAGTTAGACCGTCTGGATTCTCACGTCAAAGAAACCAAAAATATCCTGAAAAAAGGCGGTGCCTGTGGTCGTCGTCTGGACTTCATGATGCAGGAGTTTAACCGCGAATCCAACACGCTGGCTTCCAAATCCATCAGCACAGATATCACCGCCTCCGGCGTCGAGCTGAAGGTGTTAATCGAACAGATGCGCGAGCAGATCCAGAATATCGAGTAA
- a CDS encoding CitMHS family transporter: MLMAVSGFLMLATIMYFLFRGRTIPVVVFITVPVLAAFLAGFSVEEVVSFIQFGIKKTSKMAVLFIFSVTFFGIMSDAGMFDGLVNKLVSKAGTNVVAVAVATAIIGIFSHLDGATVTTVLVTVPAMLPVYQKLNIRPHLLLLIVGCGMGVMNLLPWGGPVARAAVVLGTDPTTLWRHMIPLQIMGIFATLGLAVVMAIHEKKYHNAGRIDLVVNEASGELEAKAENEEALKLKRYDRTWVNLGMTVILLGVLLADIFPTYFTFMIGVCAALLVNYPDVQEQKRRMKAHAPAALDVASVMLAAGIMVGILGKSGMLEAMTVPLLEVIPGPIAHFLHIIMGIIALPLGTMLGTDSYFYGLLPLAIKVGENYGITGLTMAIAMTVGKNLSLLISPLVPATYLGIGLTNIELKDHIRYSFFGLWAVGLIMFAFAWVIGMF, translated from the coding sequence ATGTTAATGGCTGTTTCAGGATTCTTGATGCTGGCAACAATCATGTATTTTCTGTTCAGGGGACGAACAATTCCGGTGGTGGTTTTTATTACCGTTCCTGTATTGGCCGCTTTTCTGGCCGGTTTTTCCGTTGAGGAGGTCGTTTCCTTCATTCAGTTTGGCATTAAGAAAACCAGTAAAATGGCGGTGTTGTTTATCTTCTCGGTGACCTTTTTCGGCATTATGTCCGATGCCGGAATGTTTGACGGGCTGGTGAATAAACTGGTTTCAAAGGCCGGAACGAATGTGGTGGCTGTGGCTGTGGCGACCGCGATTATCGGCATCTTTTCCCATCTGGACGGGGCAACTGTGACGACGGTTTTAGTCACAGTTCCGGCGATGCTGCCAGTGTATCAGAAGCTGAACATCCGGCCACATTTGCTGCTGTTGATTGTTGGCTGTGGGATGGGCGTGATGAATTTGCTGCCCTGGGGCGGGCCGGTTGCGCGGGCTGCTGTGGTGCTCGGCACTGATCCCACCACGTTGTGGCGTCATATGATTCCGCTGCAAATTATGGGTATTTTCGCTACATTGGGGCTGGCAGTGGTGATGGCGATCCATGAGAAGAAATATCACAACGCAGGACGGATTGATCTGGTCGTCAATGAAGCCAGTGGTGAGCTGGAAGCCAAAGCCGAAAATGAAGAAGCACTGAAGCTGAAGCGTTATGACCGGACCTGGGTCAATCTCGGGATGACGGTGATATTGCTGGGTGTACTGCTGGCGGATATTTTTCCGACCTATTTTACTTTCATGATTGGTGTATGTGCCGCGTTGCTGGTGAATTATCCGGATGTGCAAGAACAGAAACGCCGGATGAAAGCGCATGCACCTGCTGCGCTTGATGTCGCTTCTGTGATGCTTGCTGCCGGGATTATGGTAGGGATTTTAGGCAAAAGCGGCATGCTGGAAGCGATGACGGTGCCTTTGCTGGAAGTGATTCCCGGTCCAATCGCCCATTTTCTGCATATTATCATGGGCATTATTGCGCTGCCGCTGGGGACGATGCTGGGCACTGATTCTTATTTTTACGGCTTGTTGCCACTGGCAATCAAAGTGGGTGAAAACTACGGTATTACCGGCCTGACAATGGCGATTGCCATGACGGTGGGGAAAAACCTGTCGCTGCTGATCAGCCCGTTAGTTCCTGCGACTTATCTCGGTATCGGGCTGACCAACATTGAACTGAAAGATCATATCCGCTACAGCTTTTTTGGTCTTTGGGCCGTCGGGCTGATCATGTTTGCTTTTGCGTGGGTGATTGGGATGTTTTGA
- a CDS encoding glycerate kinase → MKVVIAPDSFKESLSAQQVCEAIRTGMVRVWPEAEFVCIPVADGGEGTVQALVDATQGQIVHTRVTSPLGEQTDAFYGLLGDQQTAVVEMAQASGLHLVPREQRDPKRTTSYGTGQLILHALDHDASRFIIGLGGSATNDGGAGMLSALGARFFSDDKEIFRPSGQDLATLTHIDISGFDPRLRHCDIQVACDVDNPLCGEYGATAIYGPQKGATEADIDWLERGLLQFGRLTEQLTGKPVINQPGAGAAGGMGAALLAYTPAILKPGTGIITTTVRLSEHLADADLVVTGEGRIDHQTIHGKTPVGVASIAKQYHLPVIALAGCTGKNYQAVYQHGIDAVFTIVPGPVSLSQALTTAAANLTDTAENIARMWQLSAPRES, encoded by the coding sequence ATGAAAGTCGTCATCGCCCCTGATTCATTTAAAGAAAGTCTCAGTGCACAGCAAGTCTGTGAAGCTATTCGTACCGGTATGGTAAGAGTCTGGCCGGAGGCAGAATTTGTCTGTATACCCGTCGCAGATGGCGGAGAAGGCACGGTGCAGGCGCTGGTTGATGCCACACAAGGTCAGATAGTTCACACCCGGGTCACCAGCCCGTTGGGTGAACAGACTGATGCCTTTTATGGTTTGCTGGGCGACCAGCAGACTGCCGTCGTTGAGATGGCACAGGCCAGTGGCCTGCATTTGGTTCCCCGGGAACAACGCGACCCGAAGCGCACTACCAGCTACGGAACCGGACAACTGATTCTTCATGCGCTGGATCATGATGCCAGCCGTTTCATTATCGGGCTGGGTGGCAGTGCCACCAATGATGGCGGTGCCGGGATGCTGTCTGCGCTGGGCGCCCGTTTTTTCAGTGATGACAAAGAAATTTTCCGCCCTTCGGGTCAGGATCTGGCAACGCTGACCCATATTGATATCTCCGGTTTTGATCCCCGGCTCAGGCATTGTGACATCCAGGTGGCCTGTGATGTGGATAATCCACTTTGTGGTGAATATGGCGCGACCGCAATTTATGGTCCGCAGAAAGGCGCAACGGAAGCGGACATCGATTGGTTAGAACGCGGGCTATTACAGTTTGGCCGTCTGACAGAACAACTGACCGGTAAGCCCGTCATCAACCAACCGGGAGCCGGTGCTGCAGGCGGTATGGGCGCAGCTTTGCTGGCATATACACCAGCCATATTAAAACCGGGCACCGGGATTATTACCACAACCGTCCGGTTATCTGAACATCTTGCAGATGCCGATCTGGTCGTAACGGGAGAAGGACGAATTGACCACCAGACCATTCACGGAAAAACCCCGGTTGGTGTTGCCTCAATCGCGAAACAGTATCATCTGCCGGTCATTGCGCTGGCAGGCTGCACCGGAAAAAATTACCAAGCGGTTTACCAGCACGGCATTGATGCGGTATTTACCATTGTACCCGGTCCGGTCAGCTTATCTCAGGCGTTAACCACCGCCGCCGCTAATCTGACTGACACCGCTGAAAATATTGCCCGTATGTGGCAGCTTTCTGCGCCACGGGAGTCTTGA